A stretch of DNA from Streptomyces venezuelae:
GCAGACGGTGCGCCGGCAGATCTGCGGGTGGGTGCAGCCGCCGCCGGTGCATGTGCCGTCGGCTCCTGAGCACGACCGTTACGGCAACCGCATCGCGGGTACCGGGTACGGCCGCATGCAGGAGCCGCCGAAGCAGTGGGTGTGCCGGTGAAGCTGCTCCTTTACGGCTGTTCTTCTACGACCGCGAGAGGGCTGCCGCTGTCCCGCAGTCCGCCCCGGCCAGTGGGTGCTACGCGCCGAGGAGCCTCCAGAGCTGGTTGCGGTTGCCCTGTAGGCCGTGGTGGCAGAGCTTGGCACCGCTGCCGGTGGAGGCGTTGGTGACGCTGATCGCTCCATTGCGGTAGTCGGACACGATGAAGTACTCGTTCTGGGCGACGGGGAGTACCCGCCATTTCTGGTGCGAGGCGTCCCTCCAGGTCCACAGGTTGATGTCGGGGGCGTTGCCGGGGTAGGGGCCGTGGATCGACATCACGCGGGTGGGGGCGAAGACGGAGGTGAAGTTGTAGAGGCCGCCGCCCAGGTTCCTGAAGTCCCACCGCTGGTGGGACTGGTCCCACCACGGTTGCTGTCGGATGGAGGGGCTGTCGTCGTTGTAGGGGCCGTCGATGGTGGCGAACTTGCCGCTGATCACGGACTCCAGCCGCACCCGGGGAGGCACCCCGTTGACCTGGCCCGAGGCATCGGGCAGCAGCAGGAATCCGACCTCCCATTTCCCGTCGCTACCGGCGTCGAAGACCAGCGCCGACTTGGAGACCCGGAAGGCGCCCAGTCTCAGGAGCATGTCGACCATGGGTTCGCTGATACGGGTCAGCGCGGCGACCTTGCGCACCACCCCCTCGGGCGGGGGGTTGCGCAGGGTGTCCTGGATCTGCTTCTGCAGCATCAGCACCGGTTCGGGTACCAGCAGCGAGTAGGTGCCGATGTGATCGTCCTGGTTCGTCAGGATCTGTTTGATGAAGCTGAGGATCATCGCGAACATCGCTACGGCCGCCGGCGGAATCCCGACGCCCGTGAGCTCACCGATGACGGTTTCGACCATGTCCGCCCAGGTCTCGATCGACAGCTCGGCCATCAGGATCCTGAGGATCTCGTCGATGATCATCTTGGCCTTCGCATCGCCGCCGCCGTGGTCCATCTCCCAGGCGTCGATCACCGTGGCAAGTCCGCCGCCCGCGACCGTGGTGTTCCACACCCGGTTCGGCTCGAAGGCGCGGGTGTCGCCGGTGTTCATGCTGAACTGCTCGCTGGTGTAGTGGCGCTGAGTCGTCCCGTCACAGAGCGCCAGCCAGAACTTCGGTTCGTCCTTTCCCCATTCGTTCGACTCGCGGTGGCAGGTGAGGTAGTCGAGCGACATCCAGTACTTGCCCGCGCCGCCGCCGGATCGTGCGGTCGCGATGGTGGGGTGGTCGAGGGGCAGGCCCAGGCAGACCAGTCCCCAGCCCTTGTCGGCGGTCTCCTGCAGGAATTCCGCGCTGGGCTCGGGGGCGGCGACCTCCTGCAGGGCCTGCGCCTGGGCGTCGTCACCGAGCGGGCCCATCGGGCGCGTGGCGTCCACCACGTGAATGTTCTTGCACGTGGTGAGAAACTCCCGGCCCAGCTGCGGCAGATCGGCCCGCAGGTCGGCAAGACGTACGAGTCCTCCACACCCAGAGCGGCGAAACGCCCGGGGAAGAACCTCCCGCGGACCTCCGGCGCCGCCGTGCTGAAGGCCTGCCCCATCTCGCCGAGCTCGTCGGCCGTGAAGCCCGCACGGGTGAATGCGTTCGTGAAGACGCTCTCCAGGTCGGACAGGGGCTGCCCGGCCGCGTGCCGGGCGAAGCCGTTGAGCATCACGGCCAGCAGGACGTTGGTGGAGCTGCTGTGCTCCATCCTCTCCACCCTCTGCGTGCGGACTTCCGTACCGCCGAGCACGCCGCAGATACCGGCCACCACGTCCCGCTTGAACTCATCGCCGTCGTTGACGACATCAGTCATTCCCACACCTCCGCAATGCCGACAGGCGTGGACGGATGCCTGCGGACGGACACCACCGGTCATGCCGCTCACGTCGATGGCACGTGAGCGTCACGTGGCGACATATGTCTCGTGCCGGGGCCAGGGAAACATGCCTTTCCCCGGATGACCTGTTGCGATCGCTGCCGCTCGACCCATGAGCGAGCAGCTCTCCCGCGAACAGCGGGAAGAAGCCCTTGAGGCGGCCATCGCCGGCTACATCCGCGACGGCTACCAGGTGACGTACCGGTCCGCGACCGGCGCGACCGTCGCCAAGGGCAAGCCCATCAATCACACCCTGCACCTGATCCTCACCATCGCCACCTGCACCGTGTGGTCGTTCGTGTGGATCGCGCTGGCCATCATGGCGGCGGCGCAGAACGCCACCTATGTGCTGTCCGTAGACGCATACGGAAACGTGCAGGCCGCAAAGCAGTAACAGCGAGAGCGGCAGGAGCCCTTCGCCGCGTCATGGGCGCGACGCGGCACAGTGTCAGCCCCCGCCCCGGCACCGGCCGGCAGGCGGGGGCTTCGCCGTTCACCGGCTCAGACGGTCCAGCTCGCCGCCGATGGCCTGGCGCAGCACATCGTGCTGCGGACCGAGCGCGAACCACTCGTCGGTCCAGCTGTCGCAGGGGCGGAGCCACACCGGCCTGCCCACCAGGTCGGCCGGTTCCCACTCGAACCGTGGCCATACGTGCGCGTGCAGGAAGCCGTCGGTGTTGCCGAGGACCTCCAGGTTGACCCGCCGGAAGGCCGGGTCCAGCCGCTCCGCCGCGGGATCGTCCGTCAGCAGCACCGAGTAGCCCGGCAGGAACTGCACATCGCCGATCACCGCGAACCCCGCGGTCAGGCGCCGGAGTACGGTGGACCCGGGGTCATGCCTCCGCGACGACCTCGTCCGCCTGCATGCCCTTGTCGCCCTTCACCGCCACGAACGTCACCCGCTGGCCTTCCTTCAGGCTCTTGAAGCCGTTGCCCTGGATCGCCCTGAAGTGGACGAACAGGTCGGGCCCGGCCTCCGGGGTGATGAAGCCGAACCCCTTCTCGTCGTTGAACCACTTCACGGTGCCGTTCTGGCGGTCGGACATGCCCACTCCTTCGGATCACGTACATCGGTCGGGCGGGCAGGGCGCCCGATGAGCTGATCATCCCCATCGGGGGGACGGAGGTTACGGAGTCCGGGACATCTGGCCGGTAATCGTCGCTCGGCTGCCGCCGACGGGGTGTGACCCGGGGCGGAACCTCTGCGTTAGGGCCGGAGGAGCAGGGCGGAGAGGAGCATGCGCGGTGAGCGAGTCGCAGCTGGACGCAGGAGATCGCAGGACCGGGACCTGGCTTCCGCCCGAGCAGTTCGCCGAACTGCTGCCGAAGGCGGCTGCCTTCGGGGCGCTGTTCTTCACCGATGAACTCGACCGGCCGGTCCAGCTGCGGGCGGTGTACTCGCCGGGCCATCCCTGGCAGTGGCCGGGCGGCTGTATGGATGCCGGGGAGCGGCCCTGGGAGACGGCGTTGCGGGAGTGCCGGGAGGAGACCGGCCTCGAGTACGACGGCCCGCAGCGGCTGCTGGCCACCGTGTTCGGCCTGCCGGGGAAGACCTGGCCCCTCGCCACGGTCGGGTTCGTCTTCGACGGCGGCCGGCTCACCCGCGAACAGGTCGATGGCATCACGCTGGACCCGTCCGAACACGACGAGGTCCGCGCACTCCCCCTGGCGGACTGGCGGCCCCTGATGCCCGCGCGGGACTTCGCCCGGCTGGAGGCGGTGATGCGGGCCCGGCAGACCGCGACCACGGCGTACTTCGACCTGTGGGACTGGGAGGACGAATGAGCGTGGACATGGCGTGAAATGGGGTGACCGGGTGGCCGGACACGCCCTTAGGCTTCGGCGGATTTCATGAAGTCTTGATCGTGGGGGGTCCACCGTGTTTAACCGCCGAAGAAGTGCCATGGGCGTGGTCGCCACCGCCGGCGCCGTCGTTCTGCTGCTCACCGGCTGCGAGGAAACGCAACCGAAGGCCTCGTCCGGCAAGCCGGCGGCCACCACTGCATCCCCGGCGGCGGCCCGGATGCCGGACGTCATCGGGCGGAAGTTCACGGAGGCCGAGGCCGCCGTCCGGGAGGTGACCCGGAACGGGGCGGTGGAGGCGCGCAGCGCCTACGCGGATGTGGAGCTGCCACCGGAACACGGGGAATGGGAGGTGTGCTTCCAGACCCCGGCCGCGGGAACGGCCGTCACGGCGGGGGCGGGGGCGGAGCTCTCCCTGGTGGCCCCCGGAACCGCCTGTCCGGCGCAGGCCGGTGCCACGCTCGGCAAGAAGCCGGCCAAGACGCCGACCGCCAAGCCCACGGTGACGGCGAAGCCGGACGCCAAGCCCAGCGCCAAGCCCTCCGCGAAGCCCACCACCGCGAAGCCGACGGTGCGGGTGACACCGTCCAAGGAGAGCGGTGGCGGAGGCAGCGTGTATTACAAGAACTGCGCCGCCGCCCGCGCCGCAGGCGCCGCTCCGATCCGGCGCGGTGAGCCCGGGTACGGAAAGCACCTGGACCGGGACAACGACGGGATCGGCTGCGACAGTTAGGCCCCTAGGCCCCACTGAGGGGCCCCCTCGCTTCCTCCGGCACCGCAACATGGCCGGAATTCGGCCGACCGGGTGCCGGAGGCTCGCTCGTGGCCGGGCGGGGCGGCAGAATCGGGGCGACGGTTTCGGGCGAGGGGGCGGCTGTGGCATTGGCGGAGAACACGGGGACCGGGATTCCGGAGCTCGCCGGGGTGCCGTTGCTCGGCTCCCTGTTCGACCTGAAGAGCGACTCGCTGGGGACCTATCTGCGGGCCCGGCACCGGCACGGTGACGTGGTGCGGATCACCGCCGGACCGCCCGGGCTGCGGGCCGAACTGCACTGCGTTTTCTCCGCCGAGGGCGCCCAGCAGGTGCTGGCCTCCCAGTCGGCCAACTTCCGCAAGGACAACGCCTTCTACCAGGAAGTCCGGGACTCCTTCGGCAACGGCCTGCTGACCAGCCAGGACGAGGACTACCTCCGCCAGCGCCGGCTGGTCCAGCCGCTGTTCACCCGCCGCCGGGTGGACACGTACGCGGGCGCGGTCGCCACCGAGACGCAGGCCACCGTCGACGCCTGGCGGACCGCGCCCGACGGTGTGGTGGACGTGGCCGAGGAGATGATGGCGCTGGCGCTGCGCGCGGTGGCCCGGATCCTGTTCGGGACGGACGTCGATGCCACCGTCGAGGTCGTGGACCGGTGTTTTCCGGTCATCACCGAGTACGTGCTGCGGCGCGGCTACTCCCCCGTCAACATCCCGCGCAGCTGGCCCACCCCGCAGAACCAGCGGGCGGCAGCCGCGATGGCGGAGCTGTACGGGGTCTGCGACGGGATCATCGCCCGTCGGCGGACCGGGCAGCAGGAGCCCGGCGCGGATGCGGGCGACGCGGCCGGCGAGGATCTGCTGAGTCTGCTGGCGGCTGCCGAGAGCGCCGGGGACGCCGCCTTCGACGCCGCCGAACTCCGGGACCAGGTCCTGGTGTTCCTGCTCGCCGGACACGAGACCACGGCGACCTCGCTCGCCTTCGCCCTGCACCTGCTCGCGCTCCACCCCGAGCAGCAGGACCGGGGCCGGGAGGAGGTGTCCCGGGTACTGGGCGACCGGCGTCCGGTGGCTGCCGACCTGGACCGGCTGCCGTATCTGACGCAGGTCCTGAAGGAGGCCATGCGGCTGTATCCGGCGGCTCCGGTCATCGGGCGCCGGTCGGTGGCCGCCGCCGAGATCGACGGGCACACCGTGCCGGCGGGGGCGGACGTGATCCTGGCCCCGTGGGTGACCCACCGGAACCCGCGCTACTGGCCGGACCCGGACCGGTTCGATCCGGAGCGGTTCACCCCGGAGGCGGAGGCCGCCCGGCCGCGGTACGCATGGTTCCCGTTCGGCGGCGGCCCGCGGGCCTGTATCGGCCAGCACTTCTCGATGCTGGAGTCGGTGATCGCGCTGGCGATGATCCTGCGGGAGTACGCGGTCGAGCCGGTGGACCGGGAGATCCCGGTCAGCACGGGCATCACCCTGCGCGCCAACGGCCCCGCCCGCTGCCGCCTCCGTCCCATCGGTCCCACCGGCTGAGGCGGCACGGCAGCCGATGGCGCGGTCCGGCGGCACCACCGAGCACGGCACCTGGCAGCTGACCACCTCGGCTCCCGCTCCGGCCCTGCGGCCGGGGGTACGCGGATACCGCGGCTACCGGCTGTCCATGGACCGGACCCAGCGGCGGATCGAGATCCCGAACGGGACCGTGACCATGGTGGTCAACTTCGGTGATCCGGTGCGGGTGGCCGGGGCGGGTGCGCCCGGACCGGGGCTCCCGTACCGCTCGCTGGTCAGCGGGTTGCGCACGGATGCGACGGTCGGCGAGCACGGCGGCCGGCTGCACGGGATCGAGGTGCACTTCGCGCCCTGGATGGCCTTCACCGTCTTCGGGGTGGCCCTGTACGAACTCCGGGACCGGCTGGTGCCGCCGGCCGAGCTGCTCGGGGCCGAGGCGGACCGGCTGGAGACCCGGCTGGCGCAGGCCTCCTCCTGGCCCGAGCGGTTCGCGCTGCTGGACGCGGCGCTGCTGGAGCGGGCGGCCCGCGGGCCGGCGCCGGCCCCGCAGACGGTATGGGCCTGGCAGCAGCTGGTCCGTACGGAAGGCCTGCTGCCGGTGGCCGACCTCGCGCAGGGCGCCGGCTGGAGCACCCGCCGGCTGGAGCACCGCTTCCGGGAGCAGATCGGGCTGTCCGCCAAGTCCGCCTCCCGGGTGCTGCGGCTCCAGCGGGCCCTGCGGATGCTGACGGCCGGCGGACGTCCGGCCTCCGAGGCGGCATCGGCGTGCGGCTTCTACGACCAGGCCCATCTGCACCGGGACTTCCGGGCCATGACGGGCTGCGCGCCCGGGCAGTTCCTGTCCTACCGGGGCGGGGCCGGGCGCCCTGTGGACCGGGAACCGGGCCGGGTGACCAGCATCCTGCTGTGATCCGCCGACGGAATCGCGCCGGAACGGCGGTTTTTTCCAATACCCGGGCCGGGCCGCCCTGTCAGCATGACGCCACTTCACCTGATCCGCCGGGCGCACGGGGGTGGGGCCGGGCGGTGCTCCCGCCCGGCCCCGTCGCCCGGCCCCCGCTACCCTCTCCCCGCCGGTACATGGTTGCCCTTCAGACGCTCGATGTCCGAGGTCCGGACCTGGATCACGAACAGCGCGATCGCCGCCGCGACCAGGGTGAACAGGGCCGCCACCACGAAGGCGGCCGACACGCCCGCGGTGAGCACCTCGTCGCCCCAGGGGTCGGGGAGCCGTCCGGTCCGCCGGAACAGGGCGAGCTGCACCGGCCCGGCAGTGGCCAGGAACTCCGGGACCTGCTGCACGGCCTCGTTGCGGCTGGCCGTGCCGAACACCGTGACCAGGACGGACAGGCCCAGGGAACCGCCCACCTGCTGGGTGGTGTTCAGCAGCCCGGAGGCCGCGCCCGACTCCCGTTCGGGGACGTTGGACAGGGCCATCAGGGTCAGCGACACGAACTGCATGCCCATGCCGAGGGCGAAGAGCAGCATCGGGCCGAGGACGCTGCCCAGGTAGGTGGAGTGGATGTCGGTGAGGGTGAGCCAGGCCAGGCCGGCCGCCGCGCACAGGGCGCCGACCACCATGAAGGGCTTGGGCCCGAACCTGGGCAGCAGCCGTGCGGTGGTGCCGGCCGCGATCGCGATCACCACGCTGACCGGGAGGAAGGCGAGGCCGGCCTGGATGGGGCTGAAGCCGAGCACGTTCTGCACGAACAGGGTGAGGAAGAAGAACATCCCGAAGATCGCGCAGGCCAGGAAGAGCATGATGCCGTACGTTCCGGCCCGGTTGCGGTCGGCGAACATGTGCAGCGGGGTGATCGGCTGCCGGGAACGCCGCTCGACCAGGACGAACGTGCTGAGCAGGACGATGGCGGCGGCGAACGAGACCAGGGTGAGCGGGTCCCGCCAGCCGTCCTGGGCCGCGCGGATGAACCCGTAGACCAGGGACACCATGCCGAGGGTGGAGGTCAGTGCGCCGGCCAGGTCGAAGTGTCCGGGGTGGCGTTCGGATTCGCGGATCACCCGGGAGGCGAGCGCGGCGATCAGCAGGGCGATGGGCACGTTGACGAACAGGACCCAGCGCCAGTCCAGCCATTCGACGAGCATGCCGCCGGCCAGCAGGCCGATCGCGCCGCCGCCGGCCGATACCGCGGCGAAGACCCCGAAGGCCCGGTTGCGGGCCGGGCCTTCGCCGAAGGTGGTGGTGATCAGGGCCAGTGCGGTCGGTGAGGCGATGGCGCCGCCGACGCCCTGCAGGGCCCGGGCGGCCAGCAGCTGGCCGGAGGTCTGGGCGAAGCCGCCGAGCAGTGAGGCCAGGCCGAAGAGCAGGACGCCGGTGATGAACACCCGTTTGCGGCCGAGGATGTCGCCCGCGCGTCCGCCGAGCAGGAGCAGGCCGCCGAAGGTGAGGGTGTAGGCGTTGACCACCCAGGCCAGACTCTCGGTGGAGAAGCCGAGTGCGGTCTGGATGTGCGGCAGTGCGATGTTCACGATGGTGATGTCGAGGACCACCATGAGCTGGCAGGAGGCGATGACGAACAGGGCGATCCCGCCGTTGCGCGGCACACCGTTCCGGGCGTTCCGGTCCACAGCTCCGACGCTATGCCCGCCGCCCTCGCATCACCACCCGAACGGCCTAGGCCAGGTGACATTTCACATGTCACACTTCTGTCCCATGGACGCCTTTCTCGCTCTCTCCGCCGACACGGCCCGGTTCTCGTACGGGGCCCCGCGCGCCTTCGCTTTCGGCGACGGCGGACGCCTGCTGTACTTCCTCCGCTCCTCGGGACCCACCGACCCCTTCGACAGCCTCCATGTCCTCGACACCGCGACCGGCACCGAGACCCTGCTCGCCGATCCGCGCGCGCTGTCCACCGAGCCCGGTGAGCTCCCCGTCGCCGAACGCCGGCTCCGGGAGCGGATCCGCCTGGTGGCGGCGGGCATCGGCTCCTACGCCCTGTCCGGCGACGGCCTGCACGCCGCGTTCGCCCTCTACGGCCGCCTCCACCAGGTCACCTTCGGCGGTGCCGGGGCCCGGGAGATACCGGCCGCCGGGCCGGTCGTGGACCCCCGCCCCAACGCGGACGGCAGCCGGATCGCCTATGTCGCCGACGACGCCCTGTACGTCTCCCCCGGCGGCCGGGTCAGCCCGGACGACGGCGCCCGCTGGGGCCTCGCCGAGTTCGCCGCCGCCGAGGAGCTGGGCCGCTCCCGCGGCCACTGGTGGTCCCCCGACGGGGTCACCCTGCTGGCCGCCCGGGTGGACGAAACCGGGCTCCAGCGCCGGTACTTCGCCGACCCCGCACACCCCGGCCGGCCGGCCGAGGACTTCGCCTACCCCGAGGCCGGCGGCCCCAACGCCGACGTCCAGCTGTGGGTGCTGAGTCCGGACGGCCGGCGGGTCCGGCTGGACTGGGACGCGGAGACCCACCCGTACGTCTCCGACGCCGGCTGGGAGGGCGAGGGCGAGATCCTGCTGACCGTCCAGGACCGGCTCCAGCAGAACGTGCTGCTGCTCTCCGCCGATCCGGCCACCGGTGCCACCCGCGAACTCTCCCGGACCAGCCACCCGCGGTGGGTGGACCCGATGTTCCCCGGCACCCCCGCCCGGCTCTCCGACGGGCGGCTGGCCACCGCGGCCGAGACCCCCGGCGGCGCCGCCTGCTCGCTCGCCCTGGACGGGGTCCGGCTCACCGGCGACGAGGTCCAGGTGCGCCGGCTGGTCGGCGAGCACCAGGGGGGTCTGCTGATCGAGGCCGGACTGCGGGACCCGGCCGAGCAGCAGGTCCTGCTGCTCGACCCGGACACCGGCAAGCTCACCCCGGTCGCCGACGGGCCCGGGGTGCACAGCGCCGTGGCCTCCGCCGGTGCCCTGCTGCTGACCTCGGCCGGCCCGGACGGCATCCGGCGGACCCTCACCACCGCCGACGGGCGCAGCTTCACCCCGGCCGACCTGTCCGAACCGCTGCCCTACCGGGTGACCCCGGTCCTGGGCCGGGTCACCGAACACGCCCTGCCCACCGCGCTGGTACTGCCCCGCAACCATGTGCCCGGCCGCCGGCTGCCGGTCCTGCTCCAGGTGTACGGCGGTCCCGGCTTCCAGGACGTGTGCCTGGAGCCGCGCCGCTGGCAGCACCGCCAGTGGTGGGCCGACCAGGGCTTCGCCGTCGTCACCATCGACAACCGCGGCACCCCGTACGTCTCCCCCGCCTTCACCCAGGCCATGTACCGGAACTTCTCCGAGGTCACCCTCGAGGACCAGGTGGCGGGCCTGCGGGCGCTGGGCGAGCGGCACCCGGACCTCGATCTGGACCGGGTCGGCGTCAAGGGCTGGTCCTACGGCGGCTACCTGGCCGCGGCGGCCGTGCTGCGCCGCCCCGAGGTGTTCCACGCGGCCGTGGCGGGTGCCCCGCCCACCGACTTCCGGCACTACGACACCGCGTACACCGAGCGCTACCTGGGCCTGCCGCAGGAGAACCCGGAGGTGTACGAACGGGAGTCGCTCATCGGGGACGCCCCCGCCCTCCGCCGCCCGCTGCTGCTGATCCACGGCCTGGCCGACGACAACGTCCACCCCTCACACACCCTGCGCCTCTCCCAGGCCCTGACCGACGCGGGCCGCCCGCACCAGGTGCTGGCCCTGCCGGGCGTCACTCATATGACCCCGGACGGCATGTACGAGAAGGTCGCCGCCCAGGAACTCGCCTTCCTGAAGGCGGCCTTGCACTAGGCGCGTATCCGGTGCCGTCGGTGCCGACCGGGCCGCGGGGAAGTATCCGGTCCAGCCACTTCGGCAGCCACCAGTTGGCCCGGCCGAGGAGTGTCATGGTCGCCGGTACCAGCACCATGCGTACGACCGTGGCGTCGATGAAGATCGCGGTGGCCAGGCCGAGCCCGAACATTTTGGTGGAGGGGTCGTCGGCGACGGCGAAGGACAGGAAGACCGCCACCATGATGAGGGCGGCCGAGGTGATGATCCGGGCGGTGCGCGAGACGCCCTCAACGATCGCCGTGCCGTTGTCGCCGGTGCGCAGGTACTCCTCGCGTACACGGGAGAGGAGGAACACCTCGTAGTCCATCGACAGGCCGAACAGGATGGCGAAGAGGAACATCGGGATGAACGACACGATCGGAACCGTCGCTTCCAGCCCGATGAGTGCGCCTCCCCAGCCCCACTGGAAGACCGCGACCATGATGCCGTAGGCCGCGCCGATGCTCAGCAGATTCAGCAGTACCGCCTTGAGCGGTACGAGGATCGAGCGGAAGACCAGCATCAGCAGCAGGAACGACATCGCCAGCACGGCGGCGACGAACACCGGCAGGCGTTGGCTGGTGCGTTGGCCCACATCGGACAGGCTCGCGGCGGCGCCGCCGACGTGGGCCCTGGCCGGGCCGTGCCCGATCGCCGTGGGCAGCACGTCGGTGCGCAGCCGGGCGATGGTGCCGGCCGTGGCCTTGTCCTGAGGGCTGGTGGTCGGGAACACCACGAGGGTCGCGATGCCGGTGGCCCGGTCGATGTGCGTCGGCGCGACGGATGCGATGCCCGGATCCGCAGCGACCGCCCCGACGAGTCGGTCCAGCACTCCCGGATCACCGGCGGGGTCCGCGGCGATGACGAGGGGACCGTTGGTGCCCGGGCCGAACCCCTCGGCGACGAGGTCGTAGGCCCGGCGCTCGGTACGGCTGGGGGGCAGTGAGCCGTCGTCGGGCAGGCCGACACGCAGGCCGAGCACGGGCAGCGTCGCGGTCAGCAGCAGCCCCGCCGCGCCGATCGCGTACAGCACCGGGTGCCGGCTGACGTGCCCGATCCAGCGCCGCCAACCGGCGGCGGGAGCGGAGCCCGCCGCCGTGTCCCGCCGCCGTACGAGTCGGCCCGGCTTCCCGGTCTGCAGAGCCCGGCCGATCCGGCCGATCCGGCCGGCCCGGGCCAGGAGCGGGCCCGCCGCGCCGAGGAAGGCCGGCAGCAGCGTCACCGACGCGAGCACCATGGTCAGGACGACGATCGAGACGGCGAGCCCGCCCACCGTCATGAACGGCACGTTC
This window harbors:
- a CDS encoding RICIN domain-containing protein; the protein is MDATRPMGPLGDDAQAQALQEVAAPEPSAEFLQETADKGWGLVCLGLPLDHPTIATARSGGGAGKYWMSLDYLTCHRESNEWGKDEPKFWLALCDGTTQRHYTSEQFSMNTGDTRAFEPNRVWNTTVAGGGLATVIDAWEMDHGGGDAKAKMIIDEILRILMAELSIETWADMVETVIGELTGVGIPPAAVAMFAMILSFIKQILTNQDDHIGTYSLLVPEPVLMLQKQIQDTLRNPPPEGVVRKVAALTRISEPMVDMLLRLGAFRVSKSALVFDAGSDGKWEVGFLLLPDASGQVNGVPPRVRLESVISGKFATIDGPYNDDSPSIRQQPWWDQSHQRWDFRNLGGGLYNFTSVFAPTRVMSIHGPYPGNAPDINLWTWRDASHQKWRVLPVAQNEYFIVSDYRNGAISVTNASTGSGAKLCHHGLQGNRNQLWRLLGA
- a CDS encoding cold-shock protein; translated protein: MSDRQNGTVKWFNDEKGFGFITPEAGPDLFVHFRAIQGNGFKSLKEGQRVTFVAVKGDKGMQADEVVAEA
- a CDS encoding NUDIX domain-containing protein, giving the protein MSESQLDAGDRRTGTWLPPEQFAELLPKAAAFGALFFTDELDRPVQLRAVYSPGHPWQWPGGCMDAGERPWETALRECREETGLEYDGPQRLLATVFGLPGKTWPLATVGFVFDGGRLTREQVDGITLDPSEHDEVRALPLADWRPLMPARDFARLEAVMRARQTATTAYFDLWDWEDE
- a CDS encoding excalibur calcium-binding domain-containing protein — its product is MGVVATAGAVVLLLTGCEETQPKASSGKPAATTASPAAARMPDVIGRKFTEAEAAVREVTRNGAVEARSAYADVELPPEHGEWEVCFQTPAAGTAVTAGAGAELSLVAPGTACPAQAGATLGKKPAKTPTAKPTVTAKPDAKPSAKPSAKPTTAKPTVRVTPSKESGGGGSVYYKNCAAARAAGAAPIRRGEPGYGKHLDRDNDGIGCDS
- a CDS encoding cytochrome P450, producing the protein MALAENTGTGIPELAGVPLLGSLFDLKSDSLGTYLRARHRHGDVVRITAGPPGLRAELHCVFSAEGAQQVLASQSANFRKDNAFYQEVRDSFGNGLLTSQDEDYLRQRRLVQPLFTRRRVDTYAGAVATETQATVDAWRTAPDGVVDVAEEMMALALRAVARILFGTDVDATVEVVDRCFPVITEYVLRRGYSPVNIPRSWPTPQNQRAAAAMAELYGVCDGIIARRRTGQQEPGADAGDAAGEDLLSLLAAAESAGDAAFDAAELRDQVLVFLLAGHETTATSLAFALHLLALHPEQQDRGREEVSRVLGDRRPVAADLDRLPYLTQVLKEAMRLYPAAPVIGRRSVAAAEIDGHTVPAGADVILAPWVTHRNPRYWPDPDRFDPERFTPEAEAARPRYAWFPFGGGPRACIGQHFSMLESVIALAMILREYAVEPVDREIPVSTGITLRANGPARCRLRPIGPTG
- a CDS encoding helix-turn-helix domain-containing protein — encoded protein: MARSGGTTEHGTWQLTTSAPAPALRPGVRGYRGYRLSMDRTQRRIEIPNGTVTMVVNFGDPVRVAGAGAPGPGLPYRSLVSGLRTDATVGEHGGRLHGIEVHFAPWMAFTVFGVALYELRDRLVPPAELLGAEADRLETRLAQASSWPERFALLDAALLERAARGPAPAPQTVWAWQQLVRTEGLLPVADLAQGAGWSTRRLEHRFREQIGLSAKSASRVLRLQRALRMLTAGGRPASEAASACGFYDQAHLHRDFRAMTGCAPGQFLSYRGGAGRPVDREPGRVTSILL
- a CDS encoding MFS transporter; the encoded protein is MVVLDITIVNIALPHIQTALGFSTESLAWVVNAYTLTFGGLLLLGGRAGDILGRKRVFITGVLLFGLASLLGGFAQTSGQLLAARALQGVGGAIASPTALALITTTFGEGPARNRAFGVFAAVSAGGGAIGLLAGGMLVEWLDWRWVLFVNVPIALLIAALASRVIRESERHPGHFDLAGALTSTLGMVSLVYGFIRAAQDGWRDPLTLVSFAAAIVLLSTFVLVERRSRQPITPLHMFADRNRAGTYGIMLFLACAIFGMFFFLTLFVQNVLGFSPIQAGLAFLPVSVVIAIAAGTTARLLPRFGPKPFMVVGALCAAAGLAWLTLTDIHSTYLGSVLGPMLLFALGMGMQFVSLTLMALSNVPERESGAASGLLNTTQQVGGSLGLSVLVTVFGTASRNEAVQQVPEFLATAGPVQLALFRRTGRLPDPWGDEVLTAGVSAAFVVAALFTLVAAAIALFVIQVRTSDIERLKGNHVPAGRG
- a CDS encoding S9 family peptidase; translated protein: MDAFLALSADTARFSYGAPRAFAFGDGGRLLYFLRSSGPTDPFDSLHVLDTATGTETLLADPRALSTEPGELPVAERRLRERIRLVAAGIGSYALSGDGLHAAFALYGRLHQVTFGGAGAREIPAAGPVVDPRPNADGSRIAYVADDALYVSPGGRVSPDDGARWGLAEFAAAEELGRSRGHWWSPDGVTLLAARVDETGLQRRYFADPAHPGRPAEDFAYPEAGGPNADVQLWVLSPDGRRVRLDWDAETHPYVSDAGWEGEGEILLTVQDRLQQNVLLLSADPATGATRELSRTSHPRWVDPMFPGTPARLSDGRLATAAETPGGAACSLALDGVRLTGDEVQVRRLVGEHQGGLLIEAGLRDPAEQQVLLLDPDTGKLTPVADGPGVHSAVASAGALLLTSAGPDGIRRTLTTADGRSFTPADLSEPLPYRVTPVLGRVTEHALPTALVLPRNHVPGRRLPVLLQVYGGPGFQDVCLEPRRWQHRQWWADQGFAVVTIDNRGTPYVSPAFTQAMYRNFSEVTLEDQVAGLRALGERHPDLDLDRVGVKGWSYGGYLAAAAVLRRPEVFHAAVAGAPPTDFRHYDTAYTERYLGLPQENPEVYERESLIGDAPALRRPLLLIHGLADDNVHPSHTLRLSQALTDAGRPHQVLALPGVTHMTPDGMYEKVAAQELAFLKAALH